A region from the Lycium barbarum isolate Lr01 chromosome 8, ASM1917538v2, whole genome shotgun sequence genome encodes:
- the LOC132605280 gene encoding non-specific lipid-transfer protein 2-like, with protein MKMVGKIACFMVLCMVVVAPHAEALTCGQVQSGLAGCLPYLQGRGPLGRCCGGVKGLMGAARTPADRKTACTCLKSAANVIKGIDAGKAAGLPRVCGVNIPYKISPSTDCSKVR; from the exons ATGAAAATGGTTGGAAAGATTGCATGCTTCATGGTTCTGTGCATGGTGGTGGTAGCACCCCATGCTGAGGCCTTAACCTGTGGCCAGGTTCAGTCTGGCTTGGCTGGTTGCCTCCCTTATCTTCAGGGTCGTGGCCCTCTCGGAAGATGTTGTGGTGGTGTTAAGGGTCTGATGGGTGCAGCCAGGACCCCAGCGGATCGGAAGACGGCATGTACTTGCCTGAAATCAGCTGCTAATGTTATTAAGGGCATTGATGCCGGCAAAGCTGCTGGTCTCCCTCGTGTTTGTGGTGTTAACATCCCTTACAAGATCAGCCCCTCCACTGACTGCTCCAA GGTCCGATAA